From the Hymenobacter yonginensis genome, one window contains:
- a CDS encoding GNAT family N-acetyltransferase, whose protein sequence is MIIRPATRSDLHAVYRLWCELMDAHAPYHPVFGYHRRAEVELKQVLLGRLREPQTRFFVAEAPDGLAGLLIALYQPGNPALHYKRRGYIAETMVRPPFRRLGIGRELFLAAREWLQQQGADHLELQVAVPNEGGQRFWAAMGFAPTTYHLMLPLQPPPGPHDWPE, encoded by the coding sequence ATGATTATCCGCCCGGCCACCCGCTCCGACCTGCACGCTGTGTACCGCCTCTGGTGCGAGCTGATGGACGCGCACGCCCCCTACCACCCCGTGTTCGGGTACCACCGCCGGGCCGAGGTGGAGCTGAAGCAGGTGCTGCTGGGCCGCCTGCGCGAGCCCCAAACGCGGTTTTTCGTGGCCGAAGCGCCCGACGGGTTGGCCGGCCTACTTATTGCCCTCTACCAGCCCGGCAACCCCGCCCTGCACTACAAGCGGCGCGGCTATATCGCCGAAACCATGGTGCGCCCGCCCTTCCGGCGGCTGGGCATCGGGCGGGAGCTGTTTCTGGCGGCCCGCGAGTGGCTGCAGCAGCAGGGCGCCGACCATCTGGAACTGCAGGTAGCCGTGCCCAACGAGGGCGGCCAGCGGTTCTGGGCGGCCATGGGCTTCGCACCAACCACCTACCACCTCATGCTGCCCCTACAGCCCCCGCCCGGCCCCCACGACTGGCCCGAATAG